The genomic interval CAATATTTCGGCGCCATATTTTTCCTGTAGGGTACGAATATAGCCCCCCAGCACACGTTTCCTCTCCTGCTCCAACAAGAAACCCTTCACCTGTGCCTCAGTTACTCCCTCAGGTATCCGTCCGGCATTAGTTGCCATGAATGATTTAGCATCCTCATCACTGACTTTCTGGACCCTCTCATTAATCGCCCCTTTTATCAGCTCCGAAATATCCGTGGACTTAGCCTTCGCCTCTGACTCCAGCAGGTACTGGTTCAAACGGTTCTGAACCTCCATCACCCGCAGCTGGTAGCGCTTTTTATCCAGCTCATAAAGCTTCTGCCCCAGCGCAGCATCCACATCTTCAACCGTTACCTGCCAGTCACCCACTTTTGCCGCGGTGGAGGATTCAGCCCAGCCGGTCATAGAAAATGAGGATAAAAGTAACCCTGTAATTACTGCAATACGACAAAGATTCATCAAGTAATTTCCTTAATTTTTGAGAAGTAGTACTACTGCCCGGCCACACCAAATTGGGGGCGAGTATTATTATTAGAACAGTCTATCTGATACACCTTAACGGTCCAATGGTCTATTTATAGAGACGGGAACAAAGAGTAAGCTCATCGGTCACTCAAACAGTTTCTGCAACTCGTCATAGCCTTCATTTGTCAGCTCCTCCCTGGGAATGAAACGCAGGGATGCTGAATTTAGGCAGTAGCGAAGCCCCGTCGGGTCAGGTCCATCATTGAAAACATGTCCCAGGTGAGAGTCACCATCTCGACTGCGCACCTCTGTACGCGGCAGCAATAGCTTAAAGTCCCGCGTCTCAACTACGTGCTCAGGTTTGAGGGGGCGGGAAAAGCTGGGCCAGCCAGTACCTGAGTCATACTTATCCAGAGAGGAGAAGAGAGGCTCACCACTGACCACATCAACGTAAATACCATCCCGTTTTTCATCCCAGTAGGCGTTGTTAAACGGCGGCTCTGTCCCCTCTTCCTGGGTGACACGATACTGCAGATCGGTGAGGGTTGAGCGTAACTCCTGATCCGAGGGCTTGCTATACCTACCCGATGTCTCTCTCTTGGTTGTAAATGGCACTCTTATCTCCTTACCCCATACCCTATTAAGAAAATGATCACGCCCTGACCCATAACGGTAGAACCTGTACCTCAGTGGATTTTTCCGGTGGTAGTCCTGATGGTTCTCCTCAGCCGGATAAAAATTCTCAAGCATCTGGATTTCAGTAACCACCGGCTTAGTGTAGCGCCCTGAGGCCTCTAAAGCAGCACGGGACGCCTTCGCTATTTTCTTCTGTTCATCATTGTGGGCAAAAATCAGTGTGCGGTACTGTGGGCCACGATCGGCAAACTGGCCTCCCTGGTCTGTAGGGTCGACCTCACGCCAGAACGCCTCCATCAACTCACCGTAACTGACCCTCTTGGGATCAAAATATACCTGTACACTTTCAACATGCCGGGTCTCCCCATCTGCGACCTGGTCGTAGCTTGGATTTGCCAATTTGCCGCCGCTATAACCGGAAATCGCCTTCACCACGCCTGGCACTTTCTCAAATCCCGCTTCGACGCACCAGAAGCAACCACCTGCAAAAGTAGCCACGGCCGTTTTCCCCTCCACCACTTCACCTACCACCTCAGCAGTCACCGGCTTGTGCTCAGCACCGATGACATAGATGGTTGATAGCAGCAAACCACAGGTAGTCAGCAATAAAATGATTCGACTCATGCTTCAATCTTTACCCTAATAGTAAGTTCAGTACCCACTCAGAGTGGGACCGGGAGAAGGATGAAATAGTTTCACCCCATTGTTTATAGGGCATTTTATTCACTCATTTATATTTTCGCAGTGCACAACAGAAATCTGTCCACAGCTTCTGTGGATAACATTGTGCATAAGATGCAGAAAAATGCTCCAAGCCGGTAACACTTCACTCTTGACGTTAAATTGTCTATTTTTTATACAGAGATGTGTATGTTTATATTATTCAATGCATTACGCTATTTTTCTAATGTTGTTTATTTGGATGGTTTCGTAACATTAGGTATAAAGCAGGTCAGAAACCTACCCTGTGTATAGAGTCTCCATTGGTTCTCTATTTAGAATCCTATTCAATAAGCCTAGAATAATCGATCAGACAACCACTGGAGCCAAACGGGTCTCCCGTCCCGGCTGGGGCTGCTCAGGTATCAGTAGGGAGAGCAGTAGTGAAACCGTGGCCATCGCAGCACCGAGAAAAAAGACAAGAGCCGGTGAAACCAACCATAACAAACCAAAAGCAGCGGGGATCACAACTGCTGCGATATGGTTGATTGAAAAGCTGACACCGGCAGTGGAGGCGATATCTTTTGGCTCGGCTATCTTCTGAAAATAGGTCTTTAGCGCAATCGCCATTGCAAAAAAGAGGTGGTCGAGAATATAGAGTCCGGCCGCTACATTCGCTTGTTCGACCAGGGCATAGCCACAAAACACCAAGATCAGCCCCCCGTACTCGAGCAGCAGAGCGTTACGCTCACCGATACGACCGATAAGTTTACCGATACGCCTGGCGAAAACCACGTTCAGGCTCGCATTGATCACGAACAGCAGCGCGATATCAGCCACGGAATAACCAAATTTCTCAACCATGAGGAAACCGGCGAAGACGACAAAGACCTGACGGCGCGCTCCTGACATAAAGGTCAACGCATAGAAGAGCCAGTAACGTCGTCTCATCACCATATGCTTATGTTGCTCGGTCTTCTCAGGAAAATGGGGATAGAGCAGCCATACCGTCAGAGAAATAGCTACAGTCAAAGCACCCATGAAGAGGAACAACCAGCGGTATTCCAGTTGCAGTAGTTTATCGCCAAACCAGATCAAGCCAAAAGTGACAATCGAAGCGAGTGACCCGGCGGCAATCAGCTTGCCAAGAACCTCGGCCGTGTGTTCCTTCTCTATCCACTGCAGAGTTAGAGATGACTGCAGAGTTTCATAGTAGTGAAAACCGGTGGACATCAAAACTGTGGTCAGATAGAGCCCAATGACACTGGGGAAAAAACCGGTAAGCGCAGTCCCTACCCCAAGCAACAACAGTGAGATGTAAGCCAACTTCTGTTCTCGCACCAGCAGCAACAGAAAAACAACGCCGAAAGCAAGAAAACCCGGCACTT from Candidatus Sedimenticola sp. (ex Thyasira tokunagai) carries:
- a CDS encoding MFS transporter, which codes for MISSGKWWRREEILLLLMAIAVPLSFAAWQTLLNNFAIEKAAFTGREIGILQSLREVPGFLAFGVVFLLLLVREQKLAYISLLLLGVGTALTGFFPSVIGLYLTTVLMSTGFHYYETLQSSLTLQWIEKEHTAEVLGKLIAAGSLASIVTFGLIWFGDKLLQLEYRWLFLFMGALTVAISLTVWLLYPHFPEKTEQHKHMVMRRRYWLFYALTFMSGARRQVFVVFAGFLMVEKFGYSVADIALLFVINASLNVVFARRIGKLIGRIGERNALLLEYGGLILVFCGYALVEQANVAAGLYILDHLFFAMAIALKTYFQKIAEPKDIASTAGVSFSINHIAAVVIPAAFGLLWLVSPALVFFLGAAMATVSLLLSLLIPEQPQPGRETRLAPVVV
- the msrA gene encoding peptide-methionine (S)-S-oxide reductase MsrA; the protein is MSRIILLLTTCGLLLSTIYVIGAEHKPVTAEVVGEVVEGKTAVATFAGGCFWCVEAGFEKVPGVVKAISGYSGGKLANPSYDQVADGETRHVESVQVYFDPKRVSYGELMEAFWREVDPTDQGGQFADRGPQYRTLIFAHNDEQKKIAKASRAALEASGRYTKPVVTEIQMLENFYPAEENHQDYHRKNPLRYRFYRYGSGRDHFLNRVWGKEIRVPFTTKRETSGRYSKPSDQELRSTLTDLQYRVTQEEGTEPPFNNAYWDEKRDGIYVDVVSGEPLFSSLDKYDSGTGWPSFSRPLKPEHVVETRDFKLLLPRTEVRSRDGDSHLGHVFNDGPDPTGLRYCLNSASLRFIPREELTNEGYDELQKLFE